The Hydra vulgaris chromosome 05, alternate assembly HydraT2T_AEP genome includes the window ttaaatctttttaaatctaaaattgtataaagttctttttatgtattactatattttgtgaaacgtaaataattttttttttttcaaaaaaaaagttgtttacgTTTAGCCGGGCGAAGGGCGagaaaagatgttaaaaaaaagtgttcaaaTATAATAcagcataaaaatttaaaataattgtcatACTTTCATTGTTTTAACGAcgccttttaaatttttttagttcttttaaatatatcaatagattttattttttcattatttcgtCAAGAACAGAGTTTCACAAACGTGGTCcccaacatgtaattgagaattcagatttttttagtGATGTTAGTGAAATGTAGTAATTActtattgagtgtcttgtttcgaatttatgattaattagagaaaattttaaacacataaaCATTAGTCAACGGATATTtgcagatatatatattattatataattattattatacttatatataaaaatcaaaaatcatttgcatttggttaataaaaaacataaaaaaattacttaattaaacaaataaattaagtCGAAtgataatgcaaaataaaaaaaaacaaaaatattgaatagaatattttctttaattgttAAGGTGCTGATTGTCCACCAAAACCACTTACTTCTTGGCAATTTGCTAGTATTTAGGATATTTGGTTACAAGAAATGGTTACAGAAATCCACCTCCCAGTTTATTAGTTTTGACctcctttttttgtaaaaagcatatttaatcATGTTAATAGCACATTTGAAGATAttgaacaataatatttttaagtgaaaaaacaACATCTTTTAATGCCTGAATAAGattcaaactataaaaaatatgattactACTTGCCTGCAACAAtttggtaattaaaaaattatatcaaaaacattACTTGTTATACACTCggcaacaataaaatcaaatttattataaacttcaGTAGCAGAAGTTACAtgattaaattttctattggtatttaaagttatttcttcAAGACAAAAAACCGTAGGAAAAAAGAACTTTTGTAGGTATCCATGTCATGATTTCACAACTTATAAAGTGCAAAGAAAAATCAGAAGTAGCTTTTAGTAATACACTAAATAAACTCTCACCAGTAATACCATTTTAACCCTCACCAGTAATTCCATTCAAACAAAGTATAAACTTGACAAATAATTCCTTCATGTCTAAATTGAGTTTATAATAATCCAAAAAGTTTGAACTGTCTGAGGTTTCATCAGAAATCatagaaaagtatttaaaatttttaatttcttttattatattgtcatttttatattttttattatattttcagaAATTCCCTACACCACTTTATTAGCTCATTTTGTGGCttgatatttaaaaagcattttttttatataacaagtcattagaagttttttatatttttttataagttaaaagctTTGTCCATccaatgatattttttagtattaaagGGGTGTGATGATTGTAATGAAAAGAGCGagataaatcataaaaaaccctaagaaacaacaaaaaaatttaaaataaaactcataGCGGGTTTTATGGGTATAAGAAATTTGgctcaataatatatatttattaggccgaaaatctgaataaaaaaattctattttttgcTTGATTATTCATAAACACCAAAGTATAATGACTAGTTTTTCTTGATGCAATTATAAACTGCTTCTTCTTGTTTTAACTCTCCGTATTCTTTTCTtttcacaaagttttttttgaatacaagGCTTCTATTCAAAGAATTTTGTGGTTCAgaaaattctaaataataaatataaaatagtttgcCTAACTTTAGAAGAAGTGATTTTTGTTATATACGATAGAGGCAACAatattgctatatatttttgtcTGGGAAGGTGTAAGAACTGTAGAAAGTCTTTGCCTAATGAGAAAACATCATCTAATATTTACCCaagtaaaatgataaatttctacttttattttataaagaaagtacagatacaattttttgaagtttaaggATGCCTTGCAGAGGGTTGCCGTCATGATAAGTGTCTGACAATGGATTGCATGATTTCTAATATTAGTCCGAAGTCAATTATAAGAAAACTACGCTTTATGATTGATTTGATAAACTTTAGCTGGTAATTTAAACACCTTTGATAATTATTACTAGCTAAAGATCTAATGCACAAATTTTCGGTTTTAAAATAACGGCCTCGGgctcttataatatataaacttgtgaACTAAGAGAGATTATAAACGAACcaatagttatattttaagtttaagaaaCGGAATGTAAggatgatttgcaaaaaattttctatgatTGGAGCCGGGGAACAAAAGCACCCACAAATTTTGGCCTTAATTACCCCAAActtgagagcaacaagttgataaattttttttttggtattcttaaatgaatttatattcATCTATAAACTTTTAGCTTCATACAATAAtctttttgcatttaaaaattgacTAAATTAAGTCTAAAACCCtcaatttgaaagaaaaaagcaaaacttaacAAGGTTTACTGCTGTGGAATACGTCTGCTGACTTGGCGGACGTATCCCACAACAATTCAGAACTTTAAATTTTCGTTTTACGCTCTAAccaactttaaatttttggaGGTATCCAGCAAcaaatctatataaaatattaaacagaaTTGAAATGAGTGAAGCTTGAGAGTGGTTTCAAATTTGTTAGGATTACCTGGCTTGTTGATTTGTTAATAGCATTATAGCAATGAGGATATCAGTTAATTTCAACTGAAGATGCAGCATGAAGCAATATTGAAAGTATAGTCTTTTTATACACTTTAAATCATTGGCCATTTGATTAACAGTAATATCACAGTAGTTTTGTTGGCGGTTTAAAAACTGTTACAgctttaacagttttattattaatttttttaatcaattgcCAATACGCTTCTGTACATGCCAAACACAATCTAATTTACACACCGTTATACCAGTATAAAGAATCAGTATAAAGAATTACATTCGCTATTACTATAATAGATTAAATATCTTATGAAACCAAACGGCTAAATATTCTTTGCGCGCCAATCACTTTCATACCAGGAGCAGAGCCGCGATAGTTTATTTTACATGAATATGATAGTTTCCATGCTTGAAATACATTAGGATTACAACCTTGCCAGCTTTCATCAACTAATACTGAAGTATCAATAATATTTGAAGAAGATTGACAATTGTCATTAACAGTATCAACCATTgtcttttttgcaaattttcaaCACAATCAgagacatatttaaatattttgttgtaagtGTGTTTTAGTCATTGGCTTGGGAATATTCATTAaagatgtaaatattttaaatcccGAAAAATCCTGACCTCATGCAcgagttgaaaaaaattactctGTTATTTACAACAAAGAGTTCATTTGTTTGTGAATGTCTTTGTATTACTGACATCATGCTTTTATTTAGAGCATGTCTTTGAAGTATATAATTCATTCATCTTGTTACAGTTAGGACAAAAAATGTGTTAAGTTTAGCAGAgacttttttttgagaaaaaacataataaaagattttaacctgatagtagaaattttttgcaacattattGATTAATGacgctaaataaaaattttaatgtcaacAATACAatagtatgtttttattttgttgtggtATCTTATCTAAGTTTAATGAAGTGTCGGAATAAAATGGGTCAGCTTTAAAACTTGTTacaaaagctattaaaaatttgaatcatTAAGAAAATTTCTGATATTTCCatcagaccttttttttttacttttagtattttttttcctcTTCTATGGGTGAAGATGAAAATCTTGAATCTTTTTAGATTATGGGTATATCATGAAGATGAAAATCATGAAGAAGAAAATCATGAAGATGAAAATCATGAAGAGGAAAATCATGAAGATGAAAATCATGAAGATGAAGTCATGATGATAAAAATCATGAAGAGGAAAATCATGAAGATGAAAATCATGAAGATGAAAATCATGATGATGaaaatcttgaatttttttagattatgggtaaatgatgaagatgaaaatcatgaaaatgaaaattgtgAATCTTTTTAGATTATGGGTAAATCATGAAGATGAAAATCATGAAGATGAAAATCATGAAAATGAAAATCATGAAAATGAAAAtcatgaaaatgaaaattgtgAATCTTTTTAGATTATGGGTAAATCATGAAGATGAAAATCATGAAGATGAAAATCTTGAATCTTTTTAGATTATGTGTAAATCATACCCTAATCATACCCTAATCATACCCTAATCATACCCTAATCATACCCTAATCATACCCTAATCATACCCTAATCATACCCTAATCATACCCTAAATCATACcctaatctaaaaagtttatcagATGACAATAAgtatttgaaaagtttatatGATAACGATGACACAAAAACATGGAATTCTTATTGAAAATAACTTCCTACGCGTGTTGCTTAGCCAATCAAATTTACCAGTTGGAAGAGACGTTTTAAACCTCAAGAACaagttcttatttaaataaatggtttttaaaatcgTATTGAGTGTATAATCTCCGAATCAGaaatacacaaaatatataaaatctttctcgatcttctaaaaattattagaaaacttTTACCTTAAATTGTTTCTTAATAGCATTCTCGACGATATTACTGTCGAGAACGAAGTTATCGACAGTAATATCTTTTGCGAGTCTGTATGatatttaatatcttattatgaatgtttttggtaatttttattaaatttttatattacattttgtaaactaaatatataatttgaaaaggAACACTTTTATTAGagtgataaaaaattaataaataataaaaacaaactaaacaacaacaactacttAAAGAGAAGgtcttataaaaagttaataaaaaatttcttcaggagttgtaaaattaaaaatgtatttaatattactaaaatagaaatccaaaaattaattttagaaactctataaatgtatacatttatttttgttagttacAATTTTCTATTCCTCGTTGTTATATTCTTCTATTGTAAGTATACGTTTTTGATTAAAAGAGTACTTATTATGATGCTGATGATTATGATACTGAGCTTAAAGCtgttaaagaatgtttttctTCGCGTGTGAAAGCACCTTGACGTTTATATATAATGCAAGGAATGGattttgtaattagtttttgaactttttgagTACAAATATAAGCAACAAACAACAATATTCCTTTTGCAGATctaaaaaacatgtatataactgCAACAACGGTATTAAAGGTCTCTTCTCCTTCTGACAACGATGCTTTACTTATTTGAACAAAACCAAGTAGCTCAATTACTCCAAGTATTAATGTGAGTTTTAAAGTTACCTTAGCAACATTCACTTGAAATGTTCTTCCTTCTCCAAAtactttgttgctttttttctcTGACAATGTGATTTGATAAACggtaaataataaacatattaacgatgttaaaataatagttacGATTGGAATTATAAAAGAGAAAAGCTTCGCATAAAATCCTCGAATCCAGCAAACTCCATCTCCATAACCTATATACGCAACACCggttttttccaaaataacattaataaacaaatatattgatGGTATAACATAAATAACGATAAAGTATTGAATTAACTTTTTGCGTTTTGAAAACTGATGATTATAAGAACCGAACGTAGTAGCCACGTCAAGCGCTAAGATAAGGAGACTATGGTAAGCTACCAATAGAAACCAATGTAAAAGTATGGAGAATACTTCGCACCATATTCTATTTTCGTAAACTACAGTTGAAATTAGGAACGTAAAATCagcaaaaaacaagtttatgcaTAATGTTGTTGACGTCACACTTGACCATGTTCTAAGTTCATTAAAATAAGTGTAAACAATTATGATTGTTAAATAACACAGTACACTTACTGATGTTCCAATTTTTGATACAATATTTGCAACgtttaaagttttagttttccATTTCAAAGTGATGTTGTTGTCACTTTCTTTACATATTCCAACACCATTTGCAAGTGGGACGTATTCATTTGGGAGGTAAGTAAAACGTTTACCTTTGTAGTAGTAGACAATGGTTTGATTGGGTTCTAAAGTGTAATTTTTGATTACATTGTAAAAACACTGTTGttgtaaatgaaaaagtttgcagtagctgatatattttttttctattccaGACGGTGCAATATCAATCCAGAGTACTACCTCCTCATCAGTTATATTATAATGAACGGAGTTGAAAGATGATGcagaaaagtttttatcaaaaacttggATAGTTTCTGGTTGCGCACAAATTTTTTTCCCTTTATAGCTTCTTGTTAAGTCAAATTCATACATTTCGGTgatttcttgattttttattgacGAAATTAACACCGAAGTTGCGTAACTGAAAATGATCGACTGATGTTTTCGAAAAGATTGTAGTTTTTCGTATGTAAAAATACCGTTTGTTCtaagtattttgtaattttttttttttagtttacttgAAGAGATAACGAGGGATGAATCTATtgtttccaaaaatatttcatttactGCAGTTAAATTGGTAGTTTTATTTACAAGCACAAATAACGCGGGTTGTTGTGAAAATAAGCAGTCATTAAAACTTTCTGTGTCAATATTGCGCAAATAACTATTCCAGTGACATTTTAATCCAAATGATTCAGATGAATTTAAGTTAtcgtttttgttttctttttcatttatttcacatttattagtaaatttatcTAAGAAATAACCATCATCGCATTTGATCCCATTAATAGGAGAGTTAGAATCAAACgacatttttactattaaaccatcgttaatattaattaatgcAGCCCAACTAAATTCCATCCCATCATTTCCACTGCCAAACCTATTTTCAATTTCAGTCGGTTCTAAGCATTTAAAGTCTTCTTTATTTAGATCTCCCAAATTGTTGTTAGCACATCTATAACAgtcaatatttttgtatttttttaaaagttttcctGAATATGAATTACATAAATCGTAATACGGATTTCCATGaggacaattttttaaaaagtcagttTTTGAGTTTAAATCACATGcaagtatgtattttttgatGTCTTCGTTTTCATCTATACTAATAGTACACTCCTCGTACTCATCTAAAATATCTGaccatttatttttactttcaggGCTAATAGTTGCTTTTAAATCTCTATTAGATgctatttttttacaaagtattgTTAAATTAACCGTTTGGTAACTTGCAAAATTACATTTTGCGCATGCAGCATTTCTATAAAGCATGTTATCAGATCCTAAGACTGGAATACTTTCAAACAAGTCTTGAATACTTATGTTGGTACACTGATTTTTATCTTCAATATTTGCTTCCTTTAAACATGAGTGAACCATAATATAACTCGTACTAATGTGACCTCGGTTCAAACCAATAAATACTAAACTTTCACATACTGTATCTTTTACAGCTTTtgatgtttttacaattttattcatGTAGTCAGCCATTGGGAGTGGATCACTTTTATTCCAATAAATGTCAACGCAGCATGTCTTATACAAAAAGCAAGTACTACTACAGCTGCAACAACTGGGAGTATTGTTTGATTGACACAGAAATTCTGATGTGTCTACGTTCCAACTTAAGTTTGAAATGTTCCAATATGCTTCCAGAGGAAACTGAACGAATGTCGAATATCCTATTTGCaaatttgttaaagtttattatacatacataaatatatatatatatatatatatatatatatatatatatatatatatatatatatatatatatatatatgcatatatatatatatatatatatatatatatatatatatatatatatatatatatatatatatatatatatatatatatatatgtaaagagagagagatagagagagagagagtcaATGTATCTATACATATTGCATCTATTGCAATTTAAATCAgtcagtaaataaaaataagaaaaatcgagaaaataaaataaactgaaaaaataaaaataataataaaaacaaaagcatttttatttaaaaaaacaaaaaatttccagAATATAAAGTTGTGCTTGGTAGAGAAATAGATTCATATCTCATGATTTGTTAATGATTtcttaatagtttattattaaactaaaagaaTTCGCATATTGCGCTTACTGTTGTAAAATAGACACAGACGATTTTAGGTTTAAGCTCATATCTATCTATACGATACTTCACTAAAGTtctaagtaataaaaaactttattggaGTGTATAAATGAAGGGTTTGTGCTAACGTATTGCCCTGTTTACTCTTATGCAGGAGAAGTTTGACACTACGGTTGTCATACGCCTTTCTAATTCGTTAGGAACAAAGTGAAAAACTAGAGGGTCACCTGGAAATGTTGCAACCTTAAAGTATCCATAACTTAAGACAATTTCTGAAGAAATGACAAATGATTGAATTGCAGGGCAAAATCATGTGTAAGCTAGATAGTGCACACATAAGTTTAGTGTGTTTTAATGAGAGATCTGTCTTACATTTTGGAAATGAATTCAAAGAACTTTCAGAAGAAAGACCTGAGTAGCAGAAGAAGCAATAGATTGTATCAGAGAAGTAGCAAAATAATGCTGAGGAGTTTGAAATGGTAAACTGtcaataaatatagtttatgaTATAACAtgatataattgtttattttaaatttaatcttaattGTGATGTCAATTTGATAACATGTAATTCCGGAAAGTTCTAGAACATTTAATGACGTTAGagatttaatagtttttaccAATAATAATTGTAAGTATGTTTTTGCGGTGATTTATGACGGTGTTTTGAAGGATATTTTAGGAAAAGCATAGAGTATATATTTTGaggaaaaatttgtaaatagcAGAGTTTTAGTTAGGAGAAAAGATTATcgtttattgatttaatttatctGTTTATTGATTTGTTGATTACGAGAAAAAACTACAAGCTAACCGGGCATGGAACCAAGTATGAGATTATTTGATATGTTTGAAACGTATGATGGCACTTCGGATGCTGCTGTTTGGATTCAACGAACGAAAGTGATTGCTGAAATTCAGAACTTAAAGCTTGAACTACTTTTTCCGATTCTTCTCAGAGAAACTGCTTATGCAGTGTACGATGCTTTAACCGCGGAAGATAAAAAAGATGTTGTGGAAGTCGAGCGTGTGTTATTAGCGGATTTTTCTGTAGATGCCTATACTGCATATGAACTGTTTACAAAACGAAAATTATGTGACGGAGAAAAAGCCGACGTGTTTTTGGCTGATTTAAGACGATTAGCCTATCTTGCTAAATTATCAGAGCAGTCTGTGCGTTTGGcgtttgttgttttttgaactGTGCATATGTGATTGACAGTGACGCTGTTGGCGCTGTATCTAGACGCCATGCTACAAAAACTGCGTTAGTGTGTTACAACTGCAAAGGTTTGAATCACATTGCAAAGAATTGTTTGCTTGCGAAGAACGTGTCACTGAACACTGTTAGATGTTTTAAATGTGGTGAGGAAGGACAAATTGCATCGAAATGCTGGAAGCTGCAGGGAAACGATTGCAGGAGCGAGGAATCTGCGCTACCTCGCTCCTGAACAACGGTGGAATGAGCGCATTATCTGTTATTCGTTTAAAAGTTAACGGTATGGTTGCGACAGCTTTAGTGGACACAGGATGTCCGAAGAcgattttgaataaaaaatacctGCCCAAATGTCAATGTAGGTACTCAAACTCTCAAAAGGTAGTAACGTTTGAAGGAAAAGTTTATCAGTGCACTGGGTCAGCGGTCGTGATTCTAGAGGTTGATAGAATTAAAGCACGTGATGAAGTTATTTTAGTAGACTTCCAACCGTTTGGAGTTGATGTGATGCTCGGAATGAGTTCCATTAAATTACTAGGAGGAGTATCCATTTCTCCTTTGGGAAAAGCGAAGTTCGGATTGAGTTACTGTGGAGCATCGGCTTTGAACAAGGACAAGTTGTTGTGTACAAGCTGTTAGAGTATGACGAAAATAAATTGGGGCCGCCCAAAGGGCAGATTCCTTTAATGGCTGTCATTCAGAGAAACAAAGACCACAAAATCCGACCTGTTCTGGACTGGAGAGAAGCTAACGATTTCATTGAGACATACACGAGAGATGCAGATGTGTGTGTCGAAAAGCTTAGAGAATGGAGAAGAATGGGTAACAAACCAGCAATTATTGATTTACGCAAGGCTTATCTTCaactaaaaaatgataaatCTCTTTGGCCCTTCCAAACAGTGGTGTTTCGAAATAAAAGGTATTGTTTGACACGACTTGGTTTAGGATTGAACGCTGTGGTGAGTCTTGATTATGTCAAgaggcattttttaaaatatggtttagAAAGTAAAGAAGGTGAGCAGATTGGTAATGATGGAGTTCGTGTGTTAGGATTGTGTGTGCGCAAGGTTGGTAACAAACTGATGTGGTCCAGAGGGAATCGAGTTGATGCTATCTCGCAAAAGTTAACCAGGAGAGTTGTGTTTTCAATCTGTGGACAGTTGGTAGGACATTTACCTGTGTGTGGTTGGCTGCGAATGATTTGTAGTCTCTTGAAGAGGAAAGCTGTCAGTCTGACGAAGGGTTGGGACGATGAAATTTGTGATGAGAACGTTAAGTGGGTGCTTAAAGAAGTATTTGCTGAGGTGGAACGTTGCGAGCCTGCTTGTGGTGATTGGGCTGTGTGTGGTGATGAGGGAAAAGTGTGGGTTGATGCCAGTTCTTTAGCGATGGGTGCTCTTATTCAAGTTGGGGAAACTACTGTGGAGAATGCAACATGGCTGCGAAAAGAAACGTCTGATATTCATATAAACATGGCAGAATTAGACGCTGTGATACGTGGAATGAATATGGCTCTGATGTGGAAGCTGAAGAAAGTGACTGTTTTTACCGATTCCGTGACAGTATTCCACTGGGTTTCTGACGCCCTTACAGGAAAATCAAGGTTGAGATCAAAAGTGACGGGTGAAATGCTGATTCGAAGAAGACTGAGCGTGTTGCAACAGCTAATTGAAGAATACAATGTTAGCGTTGAGGTAAAACTTATTCCTTCTAAAGATAATTTGGCTGACGCATTAACAAGAGTTCGCAGCAGATGGCTCAACAAACTGACCGTACCAGAGTGTTGGAACAGTTGTATGGGAATCGTAGCTACGAAGGCTGAATCTATTTCCGATATACACCAAAGAACTGGACATTTCGGAGTGAATCGAACGTTAAACTTTGTTCGTAAAGCAATTCCGACTGCTACTGAAAATGATGTTCGAAATGTGATAAAAAGTTGCGAACCATGTCAGTCAATAGATCCATCGCCAATACGGTGGGAAAAAGGGAAATTGGATGTTGAAGGAAACTGGGAGAGATTGGCCATGGACATCACGCATATGGCACTGACAAGTTTTTGAGTCTAATTGATTGCGGACCTTCAAAATACGCGTTGTGGCGACAATTATCAAGCTCATATGGAAGTCTTGCCATAGTCCGAATACTCCGTCTTATTTTTTGTGAACGTGGAGCACCGTCTGAAATATTGACTGACAATGAGCCGacatttaaaactaaagagATAAGGAGTTTCCTTAATAGTTGGGGAGTACAAATTAGATTTAGAGCCGCTTATTATCCTGAAGGAAATGGAATTGTAGAAAGAAACCACCGTACGATCAAGAGAATAGCAGAACGATCGAAAATGTCGATACCGGAAGCACTATATTGGTACAATGTCTCAGCCGACAAAAATGGTGCAAGTCCGATGGACAAAATATACAGTTATACCATTGGTGTGAAAGGATTGGGAAAAGAAAATCTTCCTGCGCAAAATGTCACGAACAAGAGGTTTCGAATCGGCGATAAAGTCTGGCTGAAACCACCAAATGCGAGGTGCTATACAAAGTGGCAACCAGCTACGATAACTCGGAATGCGTCGAAACAAATCGTAGAAGTGAACAGCATTCCGCGTCATGTGAAACACGTTAGACCTCGAAATGATACTCAGTCCTGCATTATCCCTGATGTGGAAATAGAGATGAATACTGAAACTGGTCTAGAGAACGCTAAAAATCAAGGAGAGCAAGTTAAAGATGAGACGAACGAGGAAAATGTCGAAGCTGAAGATAGACTCCAAGAAATCGACATGCTTTTGCGACGGAGTGGTCGGGAACGGTGCATGCCTTCGAAATACTTTGATTGCTATTTGGATGATCCGTAAGGATCAAGGAGGAGTGTAATTCCGGAAAGTTCTAGAACATTTAATGACGTTAGAGATTTAATAGCTTTAATAGCTTTTAccaataataaatgtaaatatgtttttgcgGTGATTTATGACGGTGTTTTGAAGGATATTTTAGGAAAAGCATAGAGTATATATATTGaggaaaaatttgtaaatggCAGAGTTTTAGTTAGGAGAAAAGATTATcgtttattgatttaatttatctGTTTATTGATTTGTTGATTACGAGAAAAAACTACATAACAGAACtgaaaaaacaagaaagaagTCAAAAACAACATAATCTATTCAATGAACAAACGTATCGATCAAAATGACATGTAAGTGATTAAGGTTCAAAAAAGCttgtatttacaataaaatattaaataaaagtcatcacacacaaaaaaaaggattttactCAAGGAATTTTAACatgaactgttttttttaaaacaacgaCTATAAtgtaaaaggtttttaatttcTGAGCCAAGATAAATCCTTTTTAGCAACTATCCTacaaaagtaaacaattttaattgaaaacattattacaacaaatattataataataagatgCACACAGGGATGTGAAGCCTGGAGTCTAGAGTCCATAAGTCCCTGTTATTTTTTGGAGTCCGGAGTCCCATCCGTTGTAAAAACTGTTAGTAGTCCGGGACTCTAGgatttttaaatgctatatcAGTATATTAACGTTTCCTAACGATCCCTTATCAACTccataagtttattaatttaaaattgttttgccaatagttaagtaatttaatttaagaggcaaaataaataatataagagGCAAATCATAGCATATACGATAAACAAAACCTTTGGTGTAAAGTGATAGCTAAATGCCAAACTATGCTTAGGCACAAATATTTACACACTAAAACCTCCGTTGATgccaataaaaaagaaagtatttttctaACGCGCTTTTgtaatgaaattgtttaaactaacaggaataattttattgataaaaaaaagtatgcaaaCGTTGTCATTGTATTGAACTAGTCTGGAAACGCGGGTCGTTATCAATAGATTATGTGAAATAACCTGTTTTTGAGTGACCGGACTGAGAgtacatcaattatttttaaacaactttttgtaGCGAAGACGTTGGATAATTTGGATAAATTCAATGCCGTTATAGCTGCTAATTGATATTAGTCtctagtaaaaaaatgtaactaagtCATTTAAAGGAAATGctgaaaaattttgattctacaaaata containing:
- the LOC136080847 gene encoding uncharacterized protein LOC136080847, which translates into the protein MMKKMLLAFLIFIKFQGYSTFVQFPLEAYWNISNLSWNVDTSEFLCQSNNTPSCCSCSSTCFLYKTCCVDIYWNKSDPLPMADYMNKIVKTSKAVKDTVCESLVFIGLNRGHISTSYIMVHSCLKEANIEDKNQCTNISIQDLFESIPVLGSDNMLYRNAACAKCNFASYQTVNLTILCKKIASNRDLKATISPESKNKWSDILDEYEECTISIDENEDIKKYILACDLNSKTDFLKNCPHGNPYYDLCNSYSGKLLKKYKNIDCYRCANNNLGDLNKEDFKCLEPTEIENRFGSGNDGMEFSWAALININDGLIVKMSFDSNSPINGIKCDDGYFLDKFTNKCEINEKENKNDNLNSSESFGLKCHWNSYLRNIDTESFNDCLFSQQPALFVLVNKTTNLTAVNEIFLETIDSSLVISSSKLKKKNYKILRTNGIFTYEKLQSFRKHQSIIFSYATSVLISSIKNQEITEMYEFDLTRSYKGKKICAQPETIQVFDKNFSASSFNSVHYNITDEEVVLWIDIAPSGIEKKYISYCKLFHLQQQCFYNVIKNYTLEPNQTIVYYYKGKRFTYLPNEYVPLANGVGICKESDNNITLKWKTKTLNVANIVSKIGTSVSVLCYLTIIIVYTYFNELRTWSSVTSTTLCINLFFADFTFLISTVVYENRIWCEVFSILLHWFLLVAYHSLLILALDVATTFGSYNHQFSKRKKLIQYFIVIYVIPSIYLFINVILEKTGVAYIGYGDGVCWIRGFYAKLFSFIIPIVTIILTSLICLLFTVYQITLSEKKSNKVFGEGRTFQVNVAKVTLKLTLILGVIELLGFVQISKASLSEGEETFNTVVAVIYMFFRSAKGILLFVAYICTQKVQKLITKSIPCIIYKRQGAFTREEKHSLTALSSVS